One part of the Algibacter sp. L1A34 genome encodes these proteins:
- a CDS encoding 3-ketoacyl-ACP reductase, with product MKNKKAIITGGGRGLGKATAIAFAKEGIDVAITGRNEAVLKETVSELEAIGVKATYSVFDVGNYEEVKTGIKNIIDTFGTVDILVNNAGIAAFGTFNDMDVNQWTQIIQTNVMGMYYVTKEVLPYLIEKNEGDIINISSTAGLSGNATTSAYSASKFAVIGMSESLMKEVRKNNIRVCTLTPSTIASDMSIDLGIATKDSEDSVLQPEDFAELIVAGLKLPRRAMLKSAALWSTNP from the coding sequence ATGAAAAATAAAAAAGCAATCATTACAGGCGGCGGTCGTGGCTTAGGAAAAGCAACTGCTATTGCATTTGCAAAAGAAGGTATAGATGTAGCAATAACAGGTAGAAACGAAGCTGTTTTAAAAGAAACCGTTTCAGAATTAGAAGCTATTGGAGTTAAAGCAACCTACTCAGTTTTCGACGTTGGAAATTATGAAGAAGTAAAAACAGGAATCAAAAACATTATTGACACATTTGGTACTGTAGATATTTTGGTAAACAATGCAGGAATTGCTGCTTTTGGAACGTTTAACGACATGGATGTTAATCAATGGACTCAAATTATCCAAACCAACGTAATGGGCATGTATTATGTAACAAAAGAAGTTTTACCATACTTAATAGAAAAGAATGAAGGTGATATTATAAATATATCATCTACCGCAGGATTAAGCGGAAATGCAACTACATCTGCTTATTCTGCATCAAAATTTGCAGTAATAGGTATGTCGGAATCTTTAATGAAAGAAGTTCGTAAAAATAACATTCGTGTTTGTACTTTAACACCAAGTACTATCGCGTCTGATATGTCTATCGATTTAGGAATCGCCACTAAAGATTCTGAAGACAGTGTTTTACAACCAGAAGATTTTGCAGAGCTTATTGTTGCAGGTTTAAAACTACCAAGACGCGCCATGCTAAAAAGCGCAGCTTTATGGTCTACAAACCCATAA
- a CDS encoding putative quinol monooxygenase, whose protein sequence is MEKVIIAPISVQASKTEAFLKLAKVMVAQSNTEVGCLQYRLLNEVDKETEFLFHEKYINEEAIELHNASEHFINFVNAIAPFLSKAPIIEVF, encoded by the coding sequence ATGGAAAAAGTAATTATTGCCCCAATTAGTGTTCAAGCATCAAAAACAGAAGCGTTTTTAAAATTAGCAAAAGTAATGGTCGCACAAAGTAATACTGAAGTTGGCTGTTTACAATATAGGCTTTTAAATGAAGTCGATAAAGAAACTGAATTCCTTTTTCATGAAAAATATATTAACGAAGAAGCTATTGAACTTCATAACGCTTCGGAACATTTTATAAATTTCGTAAATGCAATCGCTCCTTTCTTATCTAAAGCCCCCATTATCGAAGTTTTTTAA
- a CDS encoding alpha/beta hydrolase, with translation MKKLVYLLFMLPIFIGCNKDPKFNDPIPDHDSFTLVSQHLNETRVINVWIPKELKTNNTALPVIYMPDGGIEEDFPHIANTIAALVENKSIPPIILVGIENTDRRRDLSGASQEKEDAKYCPLTDGAKNFRAFITSELFPEINKRYQTTNKKGIIGESLAGLFIMETFLLNPEIFDFYIAMDPSLWWNNHSLEKNTPNYLKNFTSKKTKLWFAGSGAEDVSVFTNNIEKYLLSNAPENVIWKYCNEPNEKHSTIFRATKEKALVWTLNAK, from the coding sequence ATGAAAAAACTAGTCTACCTACTGTTTATGTTACCGATATTTATTGGCTGCAATAAAGACCCAAAATTCAATGATCCTATTCCAGATCACGACAGCTTCACGTTAGTATCACAACATCTTAACGAAACACGGGTTATCAACGTTTGGATACCAAAAGAGCTTAAAACCAATAACACCGCATTACCAGTAATTTATATGCCTGACGGCGGAATAGAAGAAGATTTTCCACATATAGCAAACACCATTGCAGCACTTGTAGAAAACAAAAGTATTCCGCCAATAATTTTGGTAGGGATTGAAAACACAGACCGTAGACGAGATTTATCGGGTGCATCTCAAGAAAAAGAAGATGCCAAATATTGTCCGTTAACCGATGGTGCCAAAAATTTTAGAGCATTTATTACCAGTGAACTATTTCCTGAAATAAATAAGAGATACCAAACAACCAACAAAAAAGGCATAATAGGCGAATCGCTTGCTGGACTTTTTATTATGGAAACCTTTTTATTAAATCCTGAAATATTCGATTTTTATATTGCCATGGACCCATCACTTTGGTGGAATAACCACTCTTTAGAGAAAAATACTCCAAATTACCTAAAAAATTTTACAAGTAAAAAAACTAAACTTTGGTTTGCAGGTTCGGGAGCCGAAGATGTTTCGGTATTTACCAACAATATCGAAAAATATTTACTATCAAATGCGCCAGAGAATGTAATATGGAAATATTGTAATGAACCAAATGAAAAGCATAGCACGATTTTTAGAGCGACAAAAGAAAAAGCTTTAGTTTGGACTTTGAATGCGAAATAA
- a CDS encoding zinc metalloprotease, with product MAFFINNKEFSDQEEFIRYGRGCATKIPTPIDIMRVDEEITANKTRRKLFSELSIEVRFHHITYGARGLITKTQRIQQIELLNTAYASAGLTFNYSEQEVKFIDNENWYNMGHASASERQAKTSLGADPHKYLNFYTGGLVSGLLGWATFPYDLAGDPVMDGVVMLDESLPGGTAAPYNLGMTAVHEVGHWLGLFHTFQGGCDGIGDQVKDTPAHSSANYGKPEDGKPHNACTIGDYAPIHNYMNYVDDDWMNELTIAQETRIKEQIMMYRTGLLNPANV from the coding sequence ATGGCTTTTTTTATCAATAACAAAGAATTTTCCGATCAAGAAGAATTTATAAGATATGGCCGTGGTTGTGCTACAAAAATTCCGACACCAATCGATATTATGCGAGTTGATGAAGAGATTACTGCTAATAAAACTAGACGTAAATTATTTTCGGAATTATCTATAGAAGTTAGATTTCACCATATCACTTATGGAGCAAGAGGATTGATAACAAAAACTCAAAGGATACAACAAATAGAACTTTTAAATACAGCTTACGCTTCTGCTGGCTTAACTTTTAATTATAGCGAACAGGAAGTCAAGTTTATTGATAACGAGAACTGGTACAATATGGGTCATGCATCTGCAAGCGAACGCCAAGCCAAAACTTCACTAGGAGCAGATCCACACAAATACTTAAATTTCTATACTGGAGGTTTAGTTTCTGGCTTGTTAGGTTGGGCAACATTCCCTTATGATTTAGCTGGAGATCCTGTTATGGATGGTGTTGTAATGCTAGATGAATCTTTACCTGGAGGTACAGCTGCCCCATACAATTTAGGGATGACGGCAGTACATGAAGTTGGGCATTGGTTAGGTTTATTCCACACGTTTCAAGGTGGCTGCGATGGTATTGGAGATCAAGTAAAAGACACGCCTGCACATAGCAGCGCTAACTACGGAAAACCTGAAGATGGTAAACCTCATAACGCTTGTACTATTGGCGATTATGCTCCTATCCACAATTATATGAATTATGTAGATGATGATTGGATGAACGAATTAACAATAGCTCAAGAAACCCGTATTAAAGAACAGATTATGATGTATAGAACGGGATTATTGAATCCTGCAAATGTGTAA
- a CDS encoding RluA family pseudouridine synthase, which produces MDAYTPQLPDEDNLYEHHSFTVDKGQTPLRIDKYLMNFVENATRNKIQAAAKNGSIFVNDVPVKSNYKVKPFDTIRVLFAHPPFENLLVGEDIDIDVVYEDDDLLVVNKKPGMVVHPGHGNYSGTLINALIYRFDNLPNNSSERPGLVHRIDKDTSGLLVVAKTEEAMAHLSLQFANKTSEREYVAIVWGNMNEDNGTVEGNIGRHPKNRLQNTVFFGDDADKGKPAVTHYSVLERLGYVTLVSCKLETGRTHQIRVHMKHIGHTLFNDERYGGEKVLKGTTFTKYKQFVDNCFKVLPRQALHAKTLGFVHPRTGEFMRFDTEIPDDMQQCINKWKTYSKHQELE; this is translated from the coding sequence ATGGACGCATATACACCGCAATTACCCGACGAAGATAATCTTTACGAACACCATTCATTTACTGTAGATAAAGGGCAAACACCCCTTAGAATTGATAAATATTTAATGAATTTTGTTGAAAACGCTACCCGAAATAAAATTCAGGCAGCAGCAAAAAACGGCAGTATTTTTGTTAATGATGTTCCCGTAAAATCTAATTATAAGGTAAAACCTTTTGATACTATTCGTGTGCTTTTTGCACATCCGCCATTCGAGAATTTATTGGTTGGAGAGGATATTGATATCGATGTGGTTTACGAAGATGATGACTTACTTGTGGTAAACAAAAAACCAGGAATGGTTGTGCATCCAGGTCATGGAAATTACTCCGGTACACTTATAAATGCATTAATCTATAGATTCGATAATTTACCTAATAATTCTAGCGAGCGGCCAGGTTTGGTACACCGTATTGACAAGGATACAAGCGGACTTTTAGTAGTCGCAAAAACCGAAGAGGCTATGGCACATTTATCGCTTCAATTTGCTAATAAAACCAGTGAACGTGAGTATGTTGCTATTGTTTGGGGTAATATGAACGAAGATAATGGTACGGTAGAAGGTAACATTGGTCGCCATCCTAAAAACCGTTTACAAAACACGGTGTTTTTTGGTGATGATGCCGATAAAGGTAAGCCTGCCGTAACGCATTATAGCGTTTTAGAACGTTTAGGTTACGTAACTTTGGTATCTTGTAAGTTAGAAACGGGACGTACACACCAAATTCGTGTACACATGAAACATATTGGGCATACTTTGTTTAACGACGAGCGTTATGGTGGTGAAAAAGTACTGAAAGGAACTACGTTTACCAAATACAAGCAATTTGTAGATAACTGTTTTAAAGTATTACCAAGACAGGCGCTACATGCTAAAACACTTGGTTTTGTACATCCTAGAACTGGTGAGTTTATGAGGTTTGATACCGAAATTCCAGATGATATGCAGCAATGTATTAATAAATGGAAAACGTATTCTAAACATCAAGAATTAGAATAA
- a CDS encoding PASTA domain-containing protein — protein sequence MSIIKFLVSKTFFKQLALAIVAIVVLCFIMLKWLNVSTNHGEFETVPDLKGKSINVAEIELSENNLVMQIQDSANFNPNYPKFSVIEQEPISGTQVKENRKIYLTLNPSGYQKIEVPDLKERTYRQARPTLEALGFKVGKLTYENNIAEDMVLRMSYKGKTIKPSDKLPKTSVIDLVLGNGNRP from the coding sequence ATGAGCATTATTAAATTCCTTGTTAGCAAAACATTTTTTAAGCAATTAGCATTGGCTATCGTTGCAATTGTGGTACTTTGTTTTATTATGTTAAAATGGTTGAACGTATCTACAAATCATGGTGAGTTTGAAACTGTTCCAGATTTAAAGGGTAAATCTATAAATGTTGCCGAAATAGAGCTAAGTGAAAATAATTTAGTGATGCAAATTCAGGATTCGGCTAATTTCAATCCTAATTACCCTAAATTTTCGGTTATAGAGCAAGAGCCAATATCTGGTACACAAGTAAAAGAAAATAGAAAAATTTATTTAACATTAAACCCATCGGGATACCAAAAAATAGAGGTTCCAGATTTAAAAGAACGCACATACCGCCAAGCCAGACCAACCCTAGAAGCCTTAGGCTTTAAAGTAGGTAAGCTAACTTACGAAAACAATATTGCAGAAGATATGGTTTTACGCATGAGCTATAAAGGCAAAACAATAAAACCAAGCGATAAATTGCCGAAAACATCGGTAATAGATTTGGTTTTAGGTAATGGCAACAGACCTTAA
- a CDS encoding D-alanine--D-alanine ligase encodes MKKNIAIIMGGYSSEYKISLTSGNVVFESLDNSKYNAYRIHIFKDKWVYVDTNNTEFPIDKNDFSVTVNGTKITFDCVFNAIHGSPGEDGLMQGYFELLNMPQTSCNMYQAGVTFNKRDCLSVLKPYGIKTAESYYVNKGDVINEDDIIAKVGLPCFVKANKAGSSFGVSKAHTKEDLQPSIETAFKEDDEIIIESFLDGTEVSVGVITYKGETKVLPITEIVTENDFFDYEAKYLGKSQEITPARLTKEQELKVNTLAKKVYEVLKMKGFSRSEFIFKDGEPHLLEMNTIPGLTRESILPQQAKVAGISLSDLFDSAIEEALK; translated from the coding sequence ATGAAAAAAAATATTGCCATAATAATGGGAGGCTATTCTAGCGAATATAAAATTTCTTTAACCAGCGGAAATGTAGTTTTTGAATCTCTTGATAACTCAAAATATAACGCTTACCGAATTCATATATTTAAGGACAAATGGGTTTATGTAGATACTAATAATACAGAGTTTCCAATTGATAAAAACGATTTTTCGGTAACTGTAAATGGAACTAAAATCACTTTCGATTGTGTGTTTAACGCCATACATGGGTCTCCCGGAGAAGATGGTTTAATGCAAGGTTATTTTGAATTACTAAACATGCCACAAACCAGTTGCAACATGTACCAAGCGGGTGTTACCTTTAATAAACGCGACTGTTTAAGTGTGCTAAAACCCTACGGAATTAAAACAGCAGAATCTTATTATGTAAACAAAGGCGATGTTATAAATGAAGATGATATTATTGCAAAAGTAGGATTACCTTGTTTTGTAAAAGCGAATAAAGCCGGAAGCAGTTTTGGGGTTTCTAAAGCACATACAAAAGAAGATTTACAACCTTCAATTGAAACCGCTTTTAAGGAAGATGACGAAATTATTATAGAGTCGTTTTTAGACGGTACAGAAGTTTCAGTTGGGGTAATTACTTATAAAGGTGAAACAAAAGTTTTACCCATAACAGAAATTGTAACCGAAAATGATTTTTTTGATTATGAAGCTAAATATCTTGGAAAATCTCAAGAAATAACACCTGCAAGACTCACAAAAGAACAAGAACTCAAAGTAAACACGTTAGCAAAGAAGGTTTACGAGGTGTTAAAAATGAAAGGTTTTAGCCGTAGCGAGTTTATTTTTAAAGATGGTGAGCCCCATTTATTAGAAATGAATACTATTCCGGGTTTAACTCGGGAAAGTATTTTGCCACAACAAGCAAAAGTGGCAGGAATTAGTTTGAGTGACTTATTTGATAGTGCTATTGAAGAGGCTTTGAAATAG
- the coaD gene encoding pantetheine-phosphate adenylyltransferase has product MKRAIFPGSFDPITLGHYDIIKRGVTLFDEIIVAIGVNSDKKYMFTLEERKAFIEKTFADEPKVKVVTYEGLTVHFCQEIGVEFILRGLRNPADFEFEKAIAHTNRDLAPIETVFLLTAAKTSYIASSIVRDVIRNNGDYTKLVPDTVRVK; this is encoded by the coding sequence ATGAAACGAGCTATATTCCCAGGATCATTCGATCCGATAACTTTAGGACACTACGATATTATAAAACGTGGGGTAACACTTTTTGATGAAATTATTGTGGCTATTGGTGTCAATTCCGATAAAAAATATATGTTCACTCTTGAAGAAAGAAAAGCATTTATTGAAAAAACTTTTGCAGACGAGCCTAAAGTGAAAGTAGTAACTTATGAAGGGTTAACTGTCCATTTTTGTCAAGAAATAGGTGTTGAATTTATTTTACGTGGCCTGAGAAATCCAGCCGATTTTGAATTCGAAAAAGCCATTGCACATACCAACCGTGACCTTGCTCCTATTGAAACTGTTTTTCTTTTAACAGCAGCAAAAACTTCTTATATCGCTTCATCTATTGTGCGTGACGTTATTAGAAACAATGGTGATTACACAAAATTAGTTCCCGATACTGTGCGGGTTAAATAA
- a CDS encoding phospholipase D family protein, whose translation MQFSLKFRVYFIFIFCTIVSCKEDKPADIITNFCSNIHRNDSLTLSNALKNVTPLMKDKTGVYVLEDGSGAMVARAWLTEYAEKTIDIQYFIFSTDNIGLIACDYLVRAADRGVKVRIIVDDIMVDADIEDILTFNSHENISVKIYNPGINLGKNIFQKIEKFSTDFKGANQRMHNKTFIVDDKVVITGGRNIANEYFDYDHEYNFRDRDILLLGKEAGNVKSSFETFWNSSLSEDVTQIINSNTKKLYSEHTFDKLHEYACNPENFWPQVRNRIKNLPSAFDDIKNSDNLVWLDDVHFISDLPGKNDEDYNLSGGGISTDALVDLVKKAKTSIDIQTPYLITSNLSRNLFKKAIDRGVTIRILTNSLASTDNVEAFSSYQTDREKLLETGVRIFEFRPDAEERSKIMTGELQEKLNYKPTFGLHAKSMVIDNKTTVIGTFNLDPRSANLNTECVVIVDSEKISKGVLKGMEIEFKPENAWETTLEFNPDSEVSNYKRLKTWTRKILPKAIL comes from the coding sequence ATGCAGTTTTCCCTAAAATTTAGAGTTTATTTTATTTTTATATTTTGTACTATAGTTTCTTGTAAAGAAGATAAACCGGCAGATATCATTACCAATTTTTGCTCAAATATTCACAGAAACGATAGTTTAACACTATCTAATGCACTTAAAAATGTTACCCCTTTAATGAAGGATAAAACTGGTGTATATGTTCTGGAAGATGGTAGTGGGGCTATGGTAGCAAGAGCCTGGTTAACTGAGTATGCCGAAAAAACCATAGACATTCAATATTTTATATTTTCTACTGATAATATCGGGCTTATTGCCTGTGATTATTTGGTAAGAGCCGCAGATCGTGGTGTTAAAGTACGTATCATTGTAGACGATATTATGGTGGATGCAGACATTGAAGATATCTTAACTTTTAATTCTCACGAAAATATTTCCGTTAAAATTTATAATCCCGGAATTAATTTAGGTAAAAATATTTTTCAGAAAATAGAAAAATTTTCAACCGATTTTAAAGGTGCCAATCAGCGTATGCACAACAAAACCTTTATTGTAGATGATAAGGTTGTTATTACAGGTGGCAGAAATATAGCCAACGAATATTTCGATTACGACCACGAATATAATTTTAGAGATCGTGATATTCTTTTATTAGGAAAAGAAGCTGGAAATGTAAAATCATCTTTTGAAACGTTTTGGAATAGTTCACTTAGCGAAGATGTTACCCAAATAATTAATAGTAATACTAAAAAATTATATTCTGAACACACTTTTGATAAACTTCATGAATATGCTTGCAATCCAGAAAATTTTTGGCCACAAGTTCGAAACCGAATTAAAAACTTACCTAGCGCTTTTGATGACATTAAAAATTCCGATAATCTTGTTTGGCTAGACGATGTTCATTTTATTTCCGATTTACCAGGAAAAAATGATGAAGATTATAATTTATCAGGAGGTGGGATTTCTACTGATGCACTAGTCGATTTGGTAAAAAAAGCTAAAACATCTATAGATATTCAAACACCTTATTTAATAACATCTAACCTTAGCCGAAACTTATTTAAAAAAGCCATAGATCGAGGTGTTACCATACGTATTTTAACAAATAGTTTAGCATCTACAGATAATGTTGAAGCTTTTAGCAGCTACCAAACCGATCGCGAAAAATTATTAGAAACAGGTGTTCGAATTTTTGAATTCCGTCCTGATGCAGAAGAACGCTCAAAAATAATGACAGGCGAATTGCAGGAAAAATTAAATTACAAACCTACTTTTGGGCTTCATGCCAAATCTATGGTGATTGATAATAAAACGACAGTAATTGGCACCTTTAACTTAGATCCAAGAAGTGCTAATTTAAACACAGAATGTGTTGTAATTGTTGATTCTGAAAAAATTTCCAAAGGTGTTTTAAAAGGTATGGAAATCGAATTTAAACCAGAAAACGCTTGGGAAACGACTTTAGAATTTAATCCAGATTCTGAAGTTAGCAATTACAAACGTTTAAAAACTTGGACACGAAAAATACTACCTAAGGCTATATTATAA
- a CDS encoding HEAT repeat domain-containing protein, producing the protein MLHQITYLLFKLKLIQPKERTIDFWMENEHVEKLEYALKHGNYKTRRLAAEALEQLNNPSTIPALLQCINDKVQNVSVACLNALERMGENDELIKAIVKKRFNWAKKVRDSDAKFKANKNKKHNIYRWERASKKSFDRVKAQLKRPMR; encoded by the coding sequence ATGTTACACCAAATCACATATTTACTTTTTAAGTTGAAGCTAATTCAGCCCAAAGAACGTACAATAGATTTTTGGATGGAAAACGAGCACGTAGAGAAACTAGAGTACGCTTTAAAACATGGCAATTATAAAACACGTCGTTTGGCTGCCGAGGCTTTAGAACAACTTAATAACCCATCGACTATCCCTGCTTTACTTCAATGTATAAATGATAAAGTTCAAAACGTATCTGTAGCTTGCTTAAATGCATTGGAACGCATGGGAGAAAATGACGAACTGATTAAAGCCATTGTAAAAAAACGATTTAATTGGGCTAAAAAAGTACGTGACAGTGATGCTAAGTTTAAAGCAAACAAAAATAAAAAGCACAATATATATCGTTGGGAACGCGCAAGTAAAAAATCGTTTGACCGTGTGAAAGCACAATTGAAACGACCAATGCGGTAA
- a CDS encoding SulP family inorganic anion transporter, with the protein MTEFIRKIIPNAKDDVLAGITTSLAMIPEVVAFAFVAQISPIVALFGAFVIGIVSAIFGGRPGLISGAAGAVAVIFVHMIQEGHAKGLLFDQPVENMGYFYLLAAVVLMGVIQILAGVFKLGKFVRLIPHPVMLGFVNGLAIVIFMAQLGMFTENTKDIFGQNMRKTESKELVYNFGDGAVTDLVSNIEVFSIKDKSVVNVKTGAEVYIMSDTQVFDAKTKKVIFNIKDNGFYSVKDSGVVKSRLQGSTLYIMIGLVLLTMLIVWGLPKLTTKIPAALTAILIVTLIAVFGGLESINVGEFIRDGGGAGLNGFDELSKNLNLMELWSNLPFNLDTLKFIAPYAFLAASVGLIETLMTMNLVDELTETRGDGNRECVAQGTGNILSGLFGGTGGCGMIGQTVINVNAGGRGRLSGIMMALTLLTFILFADKYIEQVPIAALVGVMFMMVIETFAWSSFRIMKKIPKSDAFVLIIVSAVTVFFDLAIAVFVGVIISALVFAWENAKKIRARKRVSEDGKVKTYEIWGPLFFGSIQAFNDKFDVKTDPECVEIDFVESRVSDHSAIEAIFNIVEKYKAEGKSIKLKHLSDDCKLLLYKSNPKFREVIVEDIDDPRYHLAANPEAFPKGLSEYKF; encoded by the coding sequence ATGACAGAATTTATAAGGAAGATAATCCCCAATGCTAAAGATGATGTTTTAGCTGGTATTACAACATCATTGGCTATGATTCCGGAAGTAGTAGCTTTTGCTTTTGTGGCTCAAATTAGTCCTATTGTAGCACTTTTTGGGGCTTTTGTAATCGGTATTGTTTCTGCAATTTTTGGTGGTAGACCGGGACTTATTTCTGGTGCTGCAGGTGCAGTTGCCGTTATTTTTGTCCACATGATTCAAGAAGGGCACGCTAAAGGTCTTTTGTTTGATCAACCCGTAGAAAACATGGGTTACTTTTATTTGTTAGCGGCTGTAGTTTTAATGGGAGTTATTCAAATTTTAGCGGGTGTTTTTAAACTCGGTAAATTTGTACGATTAATTCCGCATCCAGTAATGTTAGGGTTTGTAAACGGTTTAGCTATTGTTATTTTTATGGCTCAATTGGGTATGTTTACTGAAAATACAAAAGATATTTTTGGTCAGAATATGCGTAAAACCGAATCTAAAGAACTTGTTTATAATTTTGGTGATGGTGCTGTAACAGATTTAGTTTCTAATATAGAAGTGTTTTCTATAAAAGATAAATCTGTTGTAAATGTAAAAACAGGAGCAGAGGTTTATATCATGTCCGATACTCAAGTTTTCGATGCTAAAACGAAAAAAGTAATATTCAATATAAAGGATAATGGTTTTTATTCAGTAAAAGATAGTGGTGTTGTAAAATCTAGATTACAAGGTAGTACACTTTATATAATGATTGGTCTTGTGTTGTTAACCATGCTAATTGTTTGGGGTTTACCAAAATTAACAACTAAAATCCCTGCAGCTTTAACAGCTATTTTAATAGTGACTTTAATTGCTGTTTTTGGGGGGCTTGAATCCATAAACGTTGGTGAGTTTATTAGAGATGGTGGTGGAGCTGGATTAAATGGTTTCGATGAATTATCTAAAAACCTAAATTTAATGGAGCTATGGAGTAACCTTCCTTTTAATTTAGATACTTTAAAGTTTATTGCGCCTTATGCCTTTTTAGCGGCTTCTGTAGGATTGATTGAAACGCTAATGACTATGAATTTAGTTGATGAATTAACAGAAACTAGAGGTGATGGAAATAGAGAATGTGTAGCACAAGGAACAGGAAATATACTTAGTGGTTTGTTTGGTGGAACTGGTGGTTGCGGAATGATTGGTCAAACCGTTATAAATGTTAATGCTGGTGGTAGAGGGCGTTTGTCTGGTATTATGATGGCGTTAACTTTATTAACTTTCATCTTGTTTGCAGATAAATATATAGAGCAAGTGCCAATTGCAGCATTAGTTGGTGTGATGTTCATGATGGTTATTGAAACCTTTGCATGGTCTAGTTTTAGAATTATGAAAAAAATACCAAAGTCTGATGCTTTTGTATTAATCATAGTTTCTGCTGTAACTGTTTTCTTTGATTTAGCCATTGCTGTTTTTGTTGGAGTTATAATTTCGGCTTTAGTTTTTGCTTGGGAAAACGCTAAGAAAATTAGAGCAAGAAAACGCGTTTCTGAAGATGGAAAAGTTAAAACTTACGAAATTTGGGGACCATTATTTTTTGGTTCCATACAAGCATTTAATGATAAATTTGATGTTAAAACAGATCCAGAGTGTGTTGAAATTGATTTTGTAGAATCTCGTGTTAGTGATCATTCGGCAATAGAAGCTATTTTTAATATAGTTGAAAAATATAAAGCTGAAGGAAAGTCTATTAAACTGAAACATTTAAGTGACGATTGTAAACTTCTTTTATATAAATCGAATCCTAAATTTAGAGAAGTTATAGTTGAAGATATCGATGATCCGCGTTACCATTTAGCGGCAAACCCTGAAGCTTTTCCAAAAGGACTTTCGGAATATAAATTCTAA